In the genome of Nonomuraea sp. NBC_00507, the window GAGGTGCCGACCGAAAGCGCGCGACATAAGGCCATTGCTGTGGAGGTACGGCTGCTGCCAACACTTGCCATGATGCGATCGTCTCGATTCTGGTGGTGTGGTGAGGTCTCTTCAGGGCGCGCCGAGCGCGCGGCACCTCGTGACCGTCCGCCGGAGCGCGCTGTCCGGCCGTCCGCGATCATGGTGCGGCCACGGCGGTGACCAGCCAAACCCCGGCAGGGAACCGGTAGCCGACGCCGGCCTCGCGGAACCGTTCGAACAGCCGGGCGGCCCCCGCGCGTGCCGCGGCCCGGCCCGGTGGCGCGCTGGCGCGGTAGGCCGCGCCAGCCGGGCCCATCTCGATGAGCCACTCCGCCACCACTTCGCCTTCGTCGGGGGCGTTCAGGGTGACGTCGTGTGGCTGGACCGTGATGGCGTCGAAGCCGGCGGCGGTCAGGATGCGCTTCACCCTGTCCGGATCGGCGAACGCGAACGGGCCCGGCTCATCGCCCATCGGCAGCGGCGGCAGCGGCCCGACATGAGGCGCGGCGCCGAGCGTGGCCGCGGCCAGCCACGAATTGGCTCCCCCGTCACGGAACACGGTCGCGGCCAGGCGGCCTCCCCGGCGTAGCGAACGCCGAATCGTCGTGCACCCCGCAACCGGGTCGGCCAGCAACATCAGCGCCATGCGCGAGAACACCGCGTCGAACGGCGCGCCCGTCACGGCCTCGACCGTCTCGATGTCCGCCGTGACGAACCGCAGGCCGGGATGACGTTCGCGCGGGAACCGCTGCCTGGCGGCGGCCAGCATCGGCTCGGCCAGATCCACCCCGACCGCTCCACCGCCCGGCCCGGCCGCCGCCGCCAACTCTGCCGTGGTGCCGCCACAGCCGCAGCCCACGTCGAGGATCCGCTCGCCGGGCTTCGGCCGCAGCCAGTCCATTGCCGCCGCGCCCAAGGGCCGGCCGGACTCGTCCTGTCGGTCGGCATGACGGATCCAACCGGGCGCGGCCTGTGTCCAGAACGCGTGGTTGCGGGCCCGCAGGGTGTCGGTGTCGGGCATCAGAACGGCATCTCGGTGCCGTCGACGGTCACCGAACGGAACCCAGCGGCCTTGCCGGGATCGAAGCCCTCGTCCTGGGCGGCCAGGCCGGCCGCGCGGATCAGCCGCTCCGACTGGAACCGGCGGAACGCCTCCTCGCTCTCCCAGATATTGATGATCCGCCAACCGCCCTCGGCCGGACCGGCCACGTGGGCGAGCAGACCGGGGGGACGATCCGGGCCCAGGTGCTTCTCCACCTGCCGGTACTCCTCCTCGCTGACGTCGGGCATCTCCTGGAGCACTCCGAACGGCACCGTACCCACCCCCTTTTGATAGAGTGAAACTCTATCTAATAGAGCACTACACTCAGGGTATGGCTGTCAAGAGGCGATATCAGTCGGCACGCAGGCAGGATCAGGCCCGCCAGACCCGCCAGGCCATCCTGGAGGCCGCGGGCAAGCTGTTCGTCGACCCCGGCTACGCCGCCACACCGCTGACCGCTGTCGCCGCCGAAGCCGGGGTCGCGATCCAAACGGTGTATGCGGTGTTCGGCAGCAAGCGCCAGCTACTGTCCGAGCTGATCGACGTCACCATCGCGGGCGACGACGACCCGCGCAGCCTGCCCGACCGGTCCTTCGTCGCCGAGATCCGCGCCCTGGCCGACCCCCGCGACAAGCTCGCCCGCTACGCCCGCCACCTCACCGAGACCCACACCCGCCAAGTAGAGGTGATGCTCGCACTGGCCGGCGCCGCGACCGCCGACCCCGACGCCGCCGCCATCTGGCACAAAAACCTTCAAGACCGTCGGCGCGGCATGGAAATGCTCGCCGCCGACCTCGCCGCCACCGGCCGCCTACGGTCCGACCACGACATCGACAGCGCCGCCGACGTCCTCTGGCTGGCCATGGACGTCCACAACTACGACTGGCTCGTACGGCAACGCGGTTGGCCGCCAGAGCGATACCAACGCTGGTATGTCGACACCGTGGCCGCCGCGATCCTCGACAGCTCAACCTGAGTGGGCGTCAGGAGAATCACGCGGCTCCCAACGGCTGACGTTGCTCGAAGAGGGCTGAGCTGCCGAGCTGGGCACCCTCAGTCGAGGACTTCGAGTCTTCCAGTCAAGCGCCGTCCACTGAGAGGGCGTTTGATTTGAGTAGTTTGCGGCTTATGTTCTAGTAGGTGCCTCGCCAGGTTGGGGTGGTCTCGTCCGTTATGCGCTTGGTGAGGTTGTTGATTGAAGCGATGTGGATCATGGGCATCGGATATGTCGCTGGGGTACGGCTTCCGCTTGCTCATGGCGGGACTTTTACCCGAAGCATGTGATCGGTAGTGGCCTCTCGACTGGTCAGGAGTTGCTGCTACGTTTCCAGACCAGACGCAATTTGAGTATCATTGGATAATCAAACGGGCGCGCTCATCGGCGATGAGGACGACTCGAATCTACACCTATAAGGCGAAGGGCCCAAAAGTCTGCGACCGCAGAGTGGGCATCTGCTCACCAACCATACCTAAACGCCCACTCAGTTCACGCAGTCCTGGTTCTTGAGGGCGAGGCCGAGTTGCTCGACCCTGTCCCGTCGGTTGACACCGAAGTAGTAGTACGCCTTGTGGTTGCCGGGCACGGTGACGTAGTAGCCGCTCGGCTCCTCTTTGACGCCGGGATAGGCCTTCTTGACCTGGCGGAGGGTGGAGCCTGCGCCGATGCCCTTGGGGGTGCGCACCCCTGCCGGCGCGAAGATGACGGCGACGCCGCGCTTTTTGGAGATGTAGAGCCCTACCTCGTTGCGAGCGTTGCGGTGGGCCTTGTAGTCCCAGCCGGAGCAGTAGTCGCGCCACTTGAGCACGATCTTGCCGGTGGCCTTGGCCTGCTTGGCGGTCATCCCCAGCTTGATGCCGCCGTAGCCGTACGGGCCGAAGGAGCCCGGCGCGGCGGCGACGGCGCCTGCCGGGCTCGCGATCACCAGCGTCGCGCTGGCGACCGCCAGCGCCGCTACCAGTCGAGTCATGTTCATCCCCATCGCCCCGTTTCTCCAGCAGTTTGTTGATATGCCCCTCTCTGTGACGCCGCCCACCGGTGGTTAGTTCGCTGCCAGCCGACCTCGGCGGCTGAGCAGGTCCCACATCCCCTTGGTGATCACGGCGAATGGGCCCTGGCCACGGCCCTGCGCTCGCTGGTGGCCCGCGAAGCCGTGGAAATCCGCACTATCGAGGAACTGGACGCCGTTTTGCAGGGAGCATCAGAGGCGCAGGCCGACATGCACCTTCGGATGGAGATCGATCTCGCTCTGACCCTCCGTCGTACCGCGGATCGTGCGCTCGCCGTCAAACAGCAGAGCGCCGCTGGCTCAGCCTTCGGCTATGTGCACGTCCACGCCACTGACCTTCTGCTCGTGGAGCGCATCACCGCAGGAGGCATGCACCTGTTCACACTGGCAGGCAAGGTGCAGGACGCGGTGACTCTCGTTCAGCCGCCTCTGTGCGATCCACCCGGACCCATGATGACGACGTACGCCACGGACGGTGCGGTGTGGTTGCAGGTACCGGACCACGCTGCCGTGCCGTTGCGTCACTGCGTCTTCCGCCGTTACATGCCCGCATCATCTCGCACAGAGCACAGCTTACGCAGCGGATCATTGACAGTCGTGTGCTCACACTTTCGCACTCGGCAAGTTATCCACAGCCCCACCGACCAGCACCAACACCAACACCAGACGATCAAGCTTCATTGCCCATGAACTGCGGAACTCGAGATCATCAAAATCCGTCGTGGGCATCCCCACCGACGTGGAAGTCGCCGAAACCCTCAAAACACTTCTTAGAAGGTGTGTTCAATCACCGACTGGTGATCTTGGTGTAAGGCACACGAGTGGGTTTCCGTGCCTTCGAGACGACTCGCTCACCCCCGCTGACGATCAGTTCCGTGCGGAGGCGGTTGCTCGGCAGGGAACAAGATCGCACTGAGGAGGTACGGTGTGCGGCCTGGTGTGGGAGTGTTGGCCAGCCGGTCGCGCAGTACCGCGAGGAGGTCGGCCGTCATTGCGGTGAGCTCGTCTGGGCTGAGCCACAGGGTGCCCTGCCGATAGGAGACCGAGTCGGCTGCCGGGTTGGCGCCGTCGCGGTTCAGGTAAGCGTTGAACTCGGCGATCAGGACGGCCATGGCCGCGGCGAATCCCCGGCGGTGGTCGTCGAGCGACATCGCGGCGGCCGCGCCGGCGTCGATCGTGGGCCGGTCTTGCCGCAGTCGGTAGCGGCGCTCGATGGCGCCGCGTACCCGCTGCTCGCCGTCCACGTCCAGGAACCCTCCCTCGGTCAGCTGTGCGACCTGGCGGTACATCGTGATCTTCGGTACCTCGGGCATGCGGGCGCACATCTGCGCGATCGTCAGCGTGCCTGCTGCGGACAGGGCGTGCACGATGCGCAGCCGCACCGGGTGCAACAGCTGCTCGACAGGGTCCATAGCCCAACGATTTCATATGCGATACCGTTATCCAAAATGAAAACGTAGCGGCTGTAGGAGGCGGCATGCGGGAGGTGTCGGGGCGGGTCGTGCCGGTGAACGGCCGGTATGTCTATGTCGAGGAGTCCGGCCAGGGGCAGGTCTGGGTGGTCTTCGAGGCGGGCGGAGGCTGCGGCCGGACCTGCTGGGACCCGGTGCTGCCGCCGCTGGCCGACAAGGCGCGGCTGGTGGCCTACGACCGCGCCGGACGCGCGCTCAGCAGCGGCATCACCCGGCAGCTCGGCGTCGATGACATGGCCGCCGACCTGGTCGCGATGACCGAGGCCGTCGTTCCGGGCGCGTTCGTGCTCGTCGCGCACAGCATGGGCGGGCTGGTCGCCCGCCGCGCCGCTGAGCGCCTGGGATCCCGGCTGCGAGGCCTGCTGCTGGTCGACCCCCTACCGGAGACCTCACCGGTGTACGACACCTGGGACCAGACCACCAAGAAGATCGACCGCATGCTGGCCGTGACGCAAACGCTCAGCCGTATCCCTCCCCTGGCGCGGCTGTTCAGCGGCAACGTCCGACGCTTGTTCTCCGCCGACACCTACCAGACCATGCTCGCCGAGGACTTCACCCCCGCCGGGATCTCCCAGACCCGCAAGGAGATGCAGACGGTGGCCGCCGCCATCCCACAGTTCCGCGCCCGGCCGCCCCAGCTCCCGAAATGCCCGACGATCGTGCTGTCCGCGGCCCACGCTGCCAAAGGTCGGGAGCGCCAGAACGCCGCCACCCGCGAGCACCAGCGCCGCTACGCCCAGATCCTGCCCGACGGGCGCCACGAGGACGTCGCCTCGGGGCACTTCATCCAGGCCGAGCAACCACATCTTGTCGCCGACCGGATACACCAGCTCCTCAGCCTCAACTCCTGATCACCAGGCCGCCACATGGGACAACTCACCTGGTCGCCACACACGTTGGCCGCCAGGCCCCGTGACCTCGGGGGCATGGGTCTTACTCGCCTTGCAGCAGCCGGGCCAAGCCCTCGTCGATGCTGACCTCACCGGACTCCACGGCCGATTCGATCCAGTCGGCCGTCGCCCGCACCCGGGCGACGTTGCGCGCCACCGCGGCGCGCTCGTCGGTGGTGAACTGGTGGCCGTGGAGACCGGGGACGACGCGGCCGATGGCGGAGACGAAGGCCGCGCAGGCGCCGATCAGCTCCAGGAAGTCGCGGCTGTGCTCGATGCAGGGCAGGGCCGGGGTGCGCTGTCGCGCCACGTGGCCGGCCTGGTGGGCGTGGTCGACCTGGGCGCGGTTGACCATGTGCTTGGCCGTGTCATCGAGCATCGTCCGCGAGGCCACCTGGGGTCGGCGCAGCAGGTCGGTGGCGACCCGGACGGCGACCGCCTCATCGCGGGCCAGGTCGTGGATGCGCTCGATCTTCTTTGCACTGAGGCGGTGTTGACGAGCTTCTGGTCCGCGGCCTGCTTGGCGGCGGTGTCGGTCCATCGGTGGGTTCCGGTGCGGTTATCCAGCGGGGGCTTGGCGATGCGCGCCCACCGCTCCTCACCGTCGCGTATGGAGGCCAGCGTCTTGTGAATGTAGTACGGGACCCCGGCCTTACGGCGCTGGGCCACCCAGCGGTAGGTCTCCAGCGTCTTTACCGGGATGGCCATGTCGTCGGCGGACAGCTGCAGCGATTCCAAGACGCCGAACAGCGCCTCGCCCGGGTTCGGGTGCGCACCGCCGTGCGGCTGCATCGGTTCGATCTCCAGCGCCAGATCGCCTAGCTCGAACTGGGAACGGGTCTGGAGCTCGACCAGCTCCCGGCCGCGGGTGACGATCTGGTCGTAACGCTCCTGGGTGACGTGCCCGATCATGGTCGGCATGGTCCGCTCTCCCCTCGCACGAGACGTACGGGACAACGGCGGGATGCGGACTACCAACACATAGCATGCGCTTGATCACGAGACGTGACAATCCCTGGCAGGCAAGGTCTTTTCGCCTCGCTCGGAGCACGATCCAAGATCACATACGAGGATCGAAAACACCCTCATAGGGTTTGGCGGCGGGGATGCTCGCCGTGACCGTGAAGCCCCCGTCCCCGTCCCCGCCCCAGCTAAAGACGCCGCCGAGCAGGCTGACCCGGCGGCCGAGGCCGATCAGGCCCATTCCGGAGCCGGCGCTCGTCAGGGTGGGGTCGGCGGTGCGCGGGGGCGGCGCGTTGCGCACCTCGACGTCCACCCGGTCGCCGGGATAGGCGATCGTGATGGTTACCGGTGCGCCTGGGGCGTGTTTGCGGGCGTTGGTCAGCGACTCCTGCACCACCCGATAGACCGTACGCGCGACGACCGCGGGCACCGTGCCGGGATCACCCGTGACCTCCAGCGTGGCCCGGTCGGCCGACGCCAATTCGGCGAGGTCGCCGCCGGTGTCGTCGTCGGGGCGCTCGGCGGGCGTTGTCCGGATCCCGTTGGTGACCACGCGCATGAGGTCGCGCAGCTCGGTGAGGGTGCGCGTGCCAGCGTGCCTGATCTGCTCCGCCGCCGCGCGGGCGTCATCGTCACGTGTGGTGACCCGCAGGGCGTCGGCATGCAGCACGATCTCGGTGACGTGGTGGGTGACGATGTCGTGCAGCTCGGCGGCGAGGCGTTGCCGTTCGGCGCTCTCGGCCCGCTCGGCGAGCAGGCGGCGCTCGGCGTCGGCAAGTTCGGCCCTCCGGCGCAGCGATCGCAGCAGCTCGCCGCGTACTTTGAGGTAGAGCGCCACCAGCGCGGGCAGCGCGGTGGCCGACAGGGCCATGTACAGCGCCGTCCAAGTTGGAGCCCAGATCGGGATCGCCAGCAGCGCCAGAGCCGCGGCGAAGGCGAACGCCTGCCGCCAGGGCAGCAGGTAGACCAGGAAGGACACCACCAGTGGAGCCGCGAGCGGTGTCACGGCCAGGTCGCCGGGGGAGCCCCACGTCAGCATGCCCGGGGCCAGGCTCATGCCCACCGCGAACACCGCCGTAACCAGGATCGCCAGTGCCCCTACCGTCCGCGGGAGTCTGACCACCGCCGGCAGGGCCAGATCGACGAGCAGGTTCAGGGCCAGCTCGACGACCGGGCCGCTGCCGCCGGTCGTGCTCGCCCTCGCGGCGAACAGGGCGACCTGCGCGACGGCGCACAGGGCGGCCGTGCCGGTGGCGATCGCGAAGACCGTTCGGCGCGCGGTGGGAGAGCCGGAGGTCGCGGGTGGCCGGTCGTCGCGGGTCACGCTCAGCCGGGTTCGTCGATCAGGCCGGCCTGGTGGGCGAGCAGGGCGGCCTGGGTGCGGTGGGTGAGGTCGAGTTTGGCCATGAGCCGCGAGACGTAGCTCCTGACGGTCGTCTCCGACAGGAACAGCCTCTGCGCGATCTCCGGGTTGGTGAGTCCTTCGCCGAGGCAGGCGAGCACCTCGCGCTCACGCTCGGACAGCTGCGCAACCCGGGCCCGCGCGGTCTCGCGTCTTACGTCGCCTCTCGTGGACTGGGCGACCAGCCTGTGCGCGGCTTCTGGTGACATCACCACATGCCCATCCGCCGCCACTTTGAGCAGGTTGACCAGGTCTTCGACGGGGGTCGTCTTCAGCAGGAAGCCTCCGGCCCCGGCCTCCAGGGCGCTGAGCACATGCGCGTCGGAGTCGAACGTCGTCAGCGCGATCACCGCAGGTGGCGACGCCATCGTGGTGATCTCCTTCGTCGCGGTGACCCCGTCCACGCCCGGCATCCTGAGATCCATCAGCACCACGTCGGGCTGGTTGCGCAGGACCTCCTCGACCGCCTCGGCCCCGTCGCGGGCCTCGCCCACGACTTCGACCTCGGCGCTGGAGCCGAGAATGGTCCGAAGATGGCGGCGGACCATAGGATCGTCGTCGACGAGCAGAATCCTGATCACACCTTCCGAGTCTGTCACATGGCGCTCGTCCATCACGCTGGAGCGGATCACTGATCAGCTGGAGAGCCTGCTCCAGAAGGCGCAACGGTGCTCGCTGCTGTAGTCGGCGGGACCGATGCCGCCCTGATCGGCAGGTTTGAGGCTGAGGACGGTGCCGCGGGACTTGGTGAAAGCGGGCCAGGCGGGCGCGCCGGCGACCTTGGGGGTGCCGGTGTGGGCGAAGGCGGTCCAGTAGCCGACCATCTGCCCGGCCAGGCGCCACTGCTCGGGCGTGAGGCTCCACCACGGACGGCCGCCCAGGTCGAACAGGTAGGGCAGCTCGCTGGCGTGCTGCGCGCCAGGGGGGAAGTCCGCGGGGATGTTGCTGATGTTCGGGGCCTTCTCGTCGGCGAACTCGTACGCGTACACCCTGGTACGGGCGGCCATCGCCTTGTCGCCGGCCAGGGTCGGGCAGGCCCACGCGCGGTCGCTGCCCACCCTCGCCCACGCCAGGCCCGGCGACGCGTAGTCCGACAGCGGATATTCCTTCATCACCGCGTCGGCGTCCGCGCCGAAAGCGCCTTCCATCAGCTTCGGGTAGCTCTCGGCGGTCACCGGGAAGCCGGCCTGGGCGGCGCCGGAGATGAACCCGTTGCTCTCGTCCTTGGTGCCGCCGGACATCACCGGCACCCGCAGGAACCTGCCCTCGCGCAGCGCCTGGGACGGGTTGAGGGGCAACAGCGGCGTGCCGTACGCGAGATTGCTGGCGAAGCTGTCGTTGACTTTCATCAACTCGGAGACCGGCTTGGCCCGGAGGCATTCCAGCTCGTTGCCCGCAGCGCAGCCCAGGGTCTCGGCCGCGTCGTGGCCGGTGGCCTGGCTCGCCTGCAACGAGCTGTACGGCGTGAACGACGGCATGCCCGGGATCGGGAGGTACGTGCCGCTCACCCAATCCAGCATGCAGGACCCCGACTGGATAATGGCCTTGTCGATCAGCCCGCGCGCGGCCGGGGAGGTCAGCAGCGCGCAGGTGCTCATCCCGCCGGCCGACTGACCGAACAGCGTCACGTTCCGCGGGTCGCCTCCGAAGGCAGCGGCGTTGCGCTGGACCCACCTCAGCGCTTCGAGCTGGTCGGCCAGCCCGAAGGTGCCAGAGCCGGCCAACCCTTTCAACGCGAGGTAGCCGAACGCTCCGAGCCGGTAGTTGGGCGTGACCACCACCACGTCGCCCTCGTCGGCCAGCCGCCGGGCGTCGTAGGCGCTGCCCGCGCCTGTGGTGTAACCGCCCCCGTACAGCCACACCATCACCGGCAACGCCGTGCGCGTCGGCTTGGCCGGCGCGTTGACGTCGAGGAAAAGGCAGTCCTCCCCGCCGATCTGCTTGCCCGCCTCCATCTGTGTGCACTGCCGGGCGGGCTTCGTGGCGTCCGCCACTCCCTTCCACGGCTTGGCCGCGACCGGATCCTTCCACCGCAGCTCGCCCACCGGCGGCTGCGCGAAGCGAATCCCTGAGTACGTCCTGACCGTGCCGTCGTCCTGACCCCGGATCCGGCCCGAATCGAGGCGTACGATCGACGGCCGCGGCGTGGCCGCAGACTGCGCCCCCTCCGCTGCCTGGACCTGGGCCGCCCCCGCCTGCGCGACACAGGCGGTCACGGACAGGAAGCCCGCGGCCATCAAGGTGGACAACCGGCGAAACGACAACCCCATGAGAACTCCTTCTCCCCTGACGGGGCGATGGCCTGGTGGAACTCGGTCTTGCCGAGTACGTGGCCAGCTTTGCGCGAGCCCTGGACGCAGCGGGTCCGGCAAACGTTGCGGACCTGCGACCGGTTGTTGCGAACCTCAGGATTTCGGCGGCGCGGTGTGGTCGCTCTTGACCATGGCGTATAGCCACTGATGTCTTTGGAGGATTCTTTTGAGCCTGACCAGTGTCGGTGTGACCGTGTTTGAGGAGGAGGAGGAGGAGGAGTATCGAGCGCTGCTGCGTGGGTGTGTGGTGGATGGT includes:
- a CDS encoding class I SAM-dependent methyltransferase — encoded protein: MPDTDTLRARNHAFWTQAAPGWIRHADRQDESGRPLGAAAMDWLRPKPGERILDVGCGCGGTTAELAAAAGPGGGAVGVDLAEPMLAAARQRFPRERHPGLRFVTADIETVEAVTGAPFDAVFSRMALMLLADPVAGCTTIRRSLRRGGRLAATVFRDGGANSWLAAATLGAAPHVGPLPPLPMGDEPGPFAFADPDRVKRILTAAGFDAITVQPHDVTLNAPDEGEVVAEWLIEMGPAGAAYRASAPPGRAAARAGAARLFERFREAGVGYRFPAGVWLVTAVAAP
- a CDS encoding TetR/AcrR family transcriptional regulator, whose translation is MAVKRRYQSARRQDQARQTRQAILEAAGKLFVDPGYAATPLTAVAAEAGVAIQTVYAVFGSKRQLLSELIDVTIAGDDDPRSLPDRSFVAEIRALADPRDKLARYARHLTETHTRQVEVMLALAGAATADPDAAAIWHKNLQDRRRGMEMLAADLAATGRLRSDHDIDSAADVLWLAMDVHNYDWLVRQRGWPPERYQRWYVDTVAAAILDSST
- a CDS encoding helix-turn-helix domain-containing protein; this encodes MDPVEQLLHPVRLRIVHALSAAGTLTIAQMCARMPEVPKITMYRQVAQLTEGGFLDVDGEQRVRGAIERRYRLRQDRPTIDAGAAAAMSLDDHRRGFAAAMAVLIAEFNAYLNRDGANPAADSVSYRQGTLWLSPDELTAMTADLLAVLRDRLANTPTPGRTPYLLSAILFPAEQPPPHGTDRQRG
- a CDS encoding alpha/beta fold hydrolase is translated as MREVSGRVVPVNGRYVYVEESGQGQVWVVFEAGGGCGRTCWDPVLPPLADKARLVAYDRAGRALSSGITRQLGVDDMAADLVAMTEAVVPGAFVLVAHSMGGLVARRAAERLGSRLRGLLLVDPLPETSPVYDTWDQTTKKIDRMLAVTQTLSRIPPLARLFSGNVRRLFSADTYQTMLAEDFTPAGISQTRKEMQTVAAAIPQFRARPPQLPKCPTIVLSAAHAAKGRERQNAATREHQRRYAQILPDGRHEDVASGHFIQAEQPHLVADRIHQLLSLNS
- a CDS encoding sensor histidine kinase, yielding MTRDDRPPATSGSPTARRTVFAIATGTAALCAVAQVALFAARASTTGGSGPVVELALNLLVDLALPAVVRLPRTVGALAILVTAVFAVGMSLAPGMLTWGSPGDLAVTPLAAPLVVSFLVYLLPWRQAFAFAAALALLAIPIWAPTWTALYMALSATALPALVALYLKVRGELLRSLRRRAELADAERRLLAERAESAERQRLAAELHDIVTHHVTEIVLHADALRVTTRDDDARAAAEQIRHAGTRTLTELRDLMRVVTNGIRTTPAERPDDDTGGDLAELASADRATLEVTGDPGTVPAVVARTVYRVVQESLTNARKHAPGAPVTITIAYPGDRVDVEVRNAPPPRTADPTLTSAGSGMGLIGLGRRVSLLGGVFSWGGDGDGGFTVTASIPAAKPYEGVFDPRM
- a CDS encoding response regulator transcription factor, producing the protein MIRILLVDDDPMVRRHLRTILGSSAEVEVVGEARDGAEAVEEVLRNQPDVVLMDLRMPGVDGVTATKEITTMASPPAVIALTTFDSDAHVLSALEAGAGGFLLKTTPVEDLVNLLKVAADGHVVMSPEAAHRLVAQSTRGDVRRETARARVAQLSEREREVLACLGEGLTNPEIAQRLFLSETTVRSYVSRLMAKLDLTHRTQAALLAHQAGLIDEPG
- a CDS encoding carboxylesterase/lipase family protein produces the protein MGLSFRRLSTLMAAGFLSVTACVAQAGAAQVQAAEGAQSAATPRPSIVRLDSGRIRGQDDGTVRTYSGIRFAQPPVGELRWKDPVAAKPWKGVADATKPARQCTQMEAGKQIGGEDCLFLDVNAPAKPTRTALPVMVWLYGGGYTTGAGSAYDARRLADEGDVVVVTPNYRLGAFGYLALKGLAGSGTFGLADQLEALRWVQRNAAAFGGDPRNVTLFGQSAGGMSTCALLTSPAARGLIDKAIIQSGSCMLDWVSGTYLPIPGMPSFTPYSSLQASQATGHDAAETLGCAAGNELECLRAKPVSELMKVNDSFASNLAYGTPLLPLNPSQALREGRFLRVPVMSGGTKDESNGFISGAAQAGFPVTAESYPKLMEGAFGADADAVMKEYPLSDYASPGLAWARVGSDRAWACPTLAGDKAMAARTRVYAYEFADEKAPNISNIPADFPPGAQHASELPYLFDLGGRPWWSLTPEQWRLAGQMVGYWTAFAHTGTPKVAGAPAWPAFTKSRGTVLSLKPADQGGIGPADYSSEHRCAFWSRLSS